In a genomic window of Gadus macrocephalus chromosome 9, ASM3116895v1:
- the atp6v1e1a gene encoding V-type proton ATPase subunit E 1a produces the protein MALSDADVQKQIKHMMAFIEQEANEKAEEIDAKAEEEFNIEKGRLVQTQRVKIMEFYEKKEKQIEQHKKIQMSNLLNQSRLKVLKARDDMIVDLLNEARQRLGDISQDPARYSALLEGLILQGFYQLLEPKVTVRCRQQDVEMVQAAIDKDIIVYKDRVKSNIVVRIDQNRFLASDICGGVEVYNDNGKIKVANTLESRLDLMAQQMMPEVRKSLFGPNPNRKFLD, from the exons ATGGCGCTCAGCGATGCCGATGTCCAGAAACAG ATCAAGCATATGATGGCCTTCATTGAACAGGAGGCCAATGAGAAAGCAGAAGAAATTGATGCAAAG GCGGAGGAAGAGTTCAACATAGAGAAAGGTCGTTTAGTGCAGACACAAAGGGTGAAAATCATGGAATTCTATGAGAAAAAGGAAAAGCAGATTGAACAGCACAAGAAAAT CCAGATGTCCAATCTGCTGAACCAGTCGCGGCTGAAGGTGCTCAAGGCTCGGGATGACATGATCGTG GATTTGTTGAACGAGGCCCGCCAGAGACTTGGAGATATTTCCCAAGACCCTGCCAGATACTCTGCGTTGTTGGAGGGTTTGATCTTGCAG GGCTTCTATCAGTTACTAGAGCCTAAAGTGACGGTCCGATGCCGACAACAGGACGTAGAGATGGTACAG GCTGCCATTGACAAAGACATAATCGTTTATAAAGACAGGGTGAAGAGCAACATTGTCGTCAGAATCGACCAGAACCGATTTCTTGCATCGGACAT cTGCGGAGGTGTGGAAGTGTACAATGACAACGGAAAGATCAAGGTGGCAAACACTCTGGAGAGCAGGCTGGACCTCATGGCCCAACAG ATGATGCCTGAAGTCAGAAAATCACTGTTcggtcctaaccctaaccgtaaaTTCCTGGACTAA